One part of the Vicia villosa cultivar HV-30 ecotype Madison, WI linkage group LG6, Vvil1.0, whole genome shotgun sequence genome encodes these proteins:
- the LOC131608914 gene encoding putative receptor-like protein kinase At5g39000: MSNSTNNIFHTKITLLYLFLLFSPLLAYSYNPDYNYAINCGNPADTKASDNRNWLGDNIHNSNIFSFIEPNSTNPSFTSQPNSLSNIQTPFLTARVSFSNFTYSFSSINTSPVFIRLHFYPTSYQNFEPSNANFSVKVNNNLTLLNNFNPLLWLHHDDEEKITKEYCIQTKPNEKLDITFVPSNINQSNVYYAFVNGIELVSMPSFLYYTDLDDMNYHIKFLGFDDSASEYQIRKDKAFETVYRVNIGDNQVPPNEDTGMFRNWDNDFPRYLEKQLPQSEPVDWGHHLNFKNNTIPNYTAPEAVYLTARSYGNYETENYNVTWNFEVDSAFTYMVRLHFCMFDLTIKNELGMVFQIFIADNLAEKRADVIAWSGGNEIPVHKDYAVPMYSLEGSSQIERVNLSIKLQRAPETFFTLYRDVFLNGIEIFKINDKSNNLAGLNPNYSSPNGKVLPTPKPNSKKSSIFMVVVVGVSCLLLAFVVVGIIVFVRRRRSFESNFEMEESLWKKKSEGSSTLPSHLCRYFTIAEIRTATNNFDDIFIIGVGGFGNVYKGYIDGVTPVAIKRLKSGSQQGVDEFLNEIELLSELRHIHLVSLIGYCNDGIEMILVYEFMQRGTLCEYLYGSDNEPLTWKQRLEILLGAARGLNYLHEGAKYNIIHRDVKSTNILLDEKWVAKVSDFGLSKVGPTGILMTHVTTVVKGSLGYLDPEYYLRQRLTLKSDVYSFGVVLLEVLCGRPPLMRCLDKQNSSLVVCFQRCYNEGVIIERLVDPFIKDSITDESLKCYCQMALNCLHDDGNQRMSMSDVVGGLELVLMLEMSEEDGKFGRTQEKKKSEKRIQSLKFTNDDGNDMSLMSICGGDYGSHTSKTSTISIISEDQPLFSANVFSEIGNQ, translated from the coding sequence ATGTCAAACTCCACCAACAACATATTTCACACTAAAATAACCCTACTATATCTCTTTTTGCTATTTTCACCTCTACTTGCTTACTCATACAACCCTGATTACAACTATGCAATCAATTGTGGCAATCCTGCAGATACTAAAGCCTCAGACAATCGAAATTGGCTTGGTGATAATATTCATAACTCCAATATATTTTCCTTCATTGAACCAAATTCCACAAACCCATCTTTTACATCACAACCTAATTCTCTCTCAAATATCCAAACTCCATTCTTAACCGCACGTGTCTCTTTCTCAAATTTCACATACTCATTTTCTAGCATCAATACTTCTCCTGTTTTTATTCGCCTTCATTTTTACCCAACTTCTTATCAAAACTTTGAACCCTCCAATGCAAATTTTTCTGTCAAAGTAAATAACAACCTTACCCTTCTTAACAACTTCAACCCTTTACTTTGGCTTCATCATGATGATGAGGAAAAAATCACCAAAGAATATtgcatccaaaccaaaccaaatgaGAAGCTAGACATAACTTTCGTTCCAAGTAACATAAACCAATCAAATGTTTATTATGCTTTTGTTAACGGGATCGAACTTGTGTCTATGCCTTCTTTTCTCTATTACACTGATCTCGATGACATGAACTACCATATCAAGTTTCTTGGCTTTGACGACAGTGCTAGCGAATACCAAATTCGCAAGGACAAAGCTTTTGAGACTGTTTATAGAGTCAATATTGGTGATAATCAAGTTCCACCAAATGAAGATACCGGTATGTTTCGTAATTGGGACAACGATTTTCCTCGTTACTTGGAGAAACAGCTTCCACAAAGTGAACCAGTTGATTGGGGACATCATCTCAACTTTAAAAACAATACCATTCCAAATTACACTGCACCTGAAGCAGTATACTTGACTGCAAGAAGTTATGGGAACTATGAAACAGAGAATTATAATGTAACTTGGAATTTTGAAGTTGATTCTGCTTTTACTTATATGGTAAGGCTGCACTTTTGTATGTTTGATTTGACCATAAAAAATGAACTTGGTATGGTCTTTCAGATTTTCATAGCTGATAATTTAGCTGAGAAAAGAGCTGATGTGATTGCGTGGAGTGGTGGTAATGAGATTCCTGTTCATAAGGATTATGCTGTGCCAATGTACTCTCTAGAAGGAAGCTCTCAAATTGAAAGAGTTAACCTTTCAATCAAGCTACAACGCGCACCAGAAACTTTCTTCACACTATACCGTGATGTCTTCCTGAATGGAATTGAGATTTTCAAGATAAATGATAAAAGTAACAATCTGGCAGGATTGAATCCGAATTATTCATCTCCAAATGGGAAAGTATTACCAACTCCAAAACCAAACTCAAAGAAGTCATCAATATTCATGGTTGTTGTGGTTGGAGTTTCATGTCTCTTGCTAGCATTTGTTGTTGTGGGAATAATAGTTTTtgtaagaaggagaagaagttttGAGTCTAATTTTGAAATGGAAGAAAgtttatggaagaaaaagagtGAAGGTTCCTCAACTTTACCATCCCATTTGTGTCGCTATTTTACAATAGCGGAGATAAGAACGGCTACAAACAACTTCGACGATATTTTTATCATCGGAGTTGGAGGATTTGGAAATGTGTACAAGGGTTACATCGATGGGGTTACACCTGTTGCAATAAAACGACTGAAGTCAGGTTCTCAACAAGGTGTAGACGAGTTTCTGAATGAGATCGAGTTGCTCTCTGAGCTTCGTCATATTCACCTGGTTTCTCTTATTGGATATTGCAATGATGGTATAGAGATGATTCTTGTTTACGAGTTCATGCAACGCGGAACTCTTTGTGAATATCTCTATGGTTCGGATAATGAACCTCTTACATGGAAACAAAGACTTGAGATTCTATTGGGTGCTGCGAGGGGGTTGAATTATCTTCATGAAGGCGCAAAGTACAATATCATACATCGTGATGTGAAAAGTACGAACATATTGTTGGATGAGAAATGGGTGGCTAAAGTTTCTGATTTTGGGCTATCAAAAGTGGGACCCACGGGAATTTTGATGACTCACGTCACCACTGTGGTAAAGGGTAGTCTCGGGTATTTAGATCCTGAATACTACTTACGCCAAAGGTTAACTCTAAAGTCTGACGTGTACTCGTTCGGTGTGGTGCTTCTTGAGGTGTTGTGCGGGAGACCTCCTTTAATGCGTTGTTTAGATAAGCAAAACTCGAGTTTGGTTGTTTGTTTTCAAAGATGTTACAATGAAGGTGTGATAATTGAACGGTTGGTGGACCCATTCATAAAGGATTCTATAACAGATGAGTCTTTGAAATGTTATTGTCAAATGGCTTTGAATTGTTTGCATGATGATGGGAATCAAAGAATGTCCATGAGTGATGTTGTTGGAGGGCTAGAGTTAGTTTTGATGTTGGAGATGAGTGAGGAGGATGGTAAGTTTGGAAGGAcccaagaaaagaaaaagagtgaaaaaaGGATACAATCTCTAAAGTTTACCAATGATGATGGAAATGACATGAGTTTAATGAGTATAtgtggtggagattatgggtctCATACTAGCAAGACAAGCACCATTTCCATCATAAGTGAAGACCAACCTTTGTTTTCAGCTAATGTGTTTTCTGAAATTGGAAATCAATAA
- the LOC131613207 gene encoding uncharacterized protein LOC131613207, with protein MNLQPQDRSDIISRVFKIKLDELLCDLTKKHVLGRVVASEIPAKDDDSELYHLVKTHMIHGPCGLANRYGVPYNAYLLKKFQAHINMEWCNQGTSVKYLFKYINKGYDTITAAAVEIDTDENFIVRNIDEIRQYLDCRYVSPSEACWRIFSFPIHGRSPVVARLYFHVEGNNPVYYTDHELNDEVLGKPSVKE; from the exons ATGAATTTGCAACCTCAAGATCGTTCGGATATAATCTCAAGAGTGTTTAAAATAAAGTTAGATGAGTTGTTGTGTGATTTAACAAAGAAGCATGTCTTAGGAAGAGTGGTTGCAT CAGAAATACCAGCTAAAGATGATGATAGTGAATTGTATCATTTGGTGAAGACACATATGATTCATGGCCCATGTGGTTTAGCAAACAG ATATGGTGTTCCTTATAATGCATATCTGTTGAAGAAATTTCAGGCTCACATAAATATGGAGTGGTGTAATCAGGGCACTTCAGTTAAGTacttattcaaatatattaacaAGGGGTATGATACAATCACTGCAGCTGCTGTTGAAATTGACACGGACGAAAATTTTATTGTTAGAAATATCGATGAAATCAGGCAATATCTTGATTGTAGATATGTCTCACCAAGTGAAGCATGTTGGAGGATATTTTCATTTCCTATTCATGGAAGATCTCCTGTCGTTGCAAGGTTGTATTTTCATGTTGAGGGAAATAATCCGGTTTATTATACTGATCATGAACTGAATGATGAAGTTCTTGGTAAACCAAGTGTGAAAGAATAA
- the LOC131613208 gene encoding uncharacterized protein LOC131613208, whose product MFSAWMEANKTYIEARNLTYSTFLFKFVYDKRYRRWKPHKRGHRIGRLIWVPPSTGELYYLRMMLTVIKGPTCFDDIKKAGGIVCESFRDACFEMGLLNDDKEYVAAINEAKDWGSEYFLRKLFVTMLLSGIINRPRHVWEKTWKTLSDDILYQQRQATNRRDEQRSILYKIMEYVNKQRGGVFFLHGYGRTGKTFIWRTLSSALRSDKKIILIVASSGIASLLLPSRRTSHSKFKIPVPTLDNCTCNIDKDTEHYELFESTDVRI is encoded by the exons ATGTTTTCAGCTTGGATGGAAGCAAACAAGACTTACATAGAGGCAAGGAATTTGACTTACTCTACTTTTCTTTTCAAGTTTGTTTATGATAAAAGATACCGACGATGGAAACCACACAAAAGAGGTCATAGAATTGGAAGACTAATTTGGGTTCCCCCAAGTACTGGCGAGCTATATTACCTTAGAATGATGCTGACAGTTATTAAGGGACCAACTTGCTTTGACGATATAAAAAAGGCGGGTGGGATCGTTTGTGAGAGTTTTAGAGATGCATGCTTCGAAATGGGACTTCTTAACGATGACAAGGAATATGTTGCAGCCATAAATGAGGCGAAGGATTGGGGTTCCGAATATTTTTTGAGAAAGTTATTTGTCACTATGTTACTATCTGGAATAATTAATAGACCGCGTCATGTTTGGGAGAAAACTTGGAAGACATTGTCTGACGATATTCTTTACCAACAAAGACAAGCGACAAATAGAAGAG ATGAACAACGTTCGATAttatataaaatcatggaatatgtCAACAAACAAAGAGGAGGGGTGTTTTTTTTACATGGTTATGGAAGGACCGGTAAAACTTTTATATGGAGAACGCTATCAAGTGCACTTCGTTCAGATAAAAAAATTATCCTCATTGTTGCTTCAAGTGGCATAGCTTCATTGTTATTGCCCAGTAGAAGAACTTCCCATTCAAAGTTCAAAATACCCGTGCCAACACTTGACAACTGTACTTGCAATATTGACAAAGACACCGAACATTATGAGTTATTTGAATCAACTGATGTCAGAATATAG